One Nitrosopumilus piranensis genomic region harbors:
- a CDS encoding galactose oxidase early set domain-containing protein — MSSHLGQWKTIGPKFNALPVHTALLHTGKVLAFGGSGNEPGRLNNWYEPEIYEPDYTGSTDGTIRKISNDGIEGDLFCVGHAYLPDGKLFLAGGTYLYDGLGIVTAPFPPFWGLDHTYTFDPDTEKFTRLPNMRYGRWYPTCVTMGDGKIATFAGLSKWPPWVWQPVNEIYDEQNNSWQKIEGGNNLMPLYPRMHLLPNGDLFYAGSYNTHMTFPFSRWGFKIATFSFVEKKWKHLEHPKDMHRQEGSTVLLPLVKSKNYLAEVILIGGGDMNAHATRTCEKISFKSGTKQKYIPTKSMDNDRYYVYPVILPDRNILVVGGKSGHNSHSIKHKCEEIAPEEIKHNDKAILDTELYNTETEEWSKLEPMKVDRLYHANAILLPDGKVMTMGSNPTRKCVEKRIEIFSPPYLFAGDRPVIDDVKSVLKYEESFEIQMHDGTEILDTALIRPSNTTHCLNPEQRYIEIDTVQNGDKISSKIPKNENLVPPGYYMLFVRNHSGVPCIAPFVRITH; from the coding sequence TTGTCCTCACATTTGGGTCAATGGAAAACCATCGGACCAAAGTTTAATGCACTACCAGTACATACAGCACTATTACATACAGGTAAGGTTTTGGCCTTTGGAGGTTCAGGAAATGAACCCGGACGGCTCAATAACTGGTATGAGCCCGAGATTTATGAACCTGATTATACAGGTTCAACAGACGGCACAATTCGAAAAATAAGCAATGATGGAATAGAAGGAGATCTATTTTGTGTAGGTCATGCATATCTTCCAGATGGCAAATTGTTTTTGGCAGGTGGTACATACCTTTATGATGGATTAGGAATTGTGACTGCTCCATTTCCGCCATTTTGGGGTCTAGATCATACTTACACCTTTGATCCAGATACCGAAAAATTCACTAGACTACCTAACATGAGATATGGTCGATGGTATCCTACTTGTGTAACAATGGGTGATGGAAAAATTGCGACATTTGCAGGACTCTCAAAATGGCCACCATGGGTTTGGCAACCAGTAAATGAAATCTATGATGAACAAAACAATTCTTGGCAAAAAATTGAAGGAGGAAACAACCTGATGCCACTATACCCTAGAATGCATCTTTTGCCAAATGGCGATCTTTTCTATGCGGGCTCATACAACACACACATGACGTTTCCATTTTCCAGATGGGGATTCAAAATTGCAACATTTAGTTTTGTAGAAAAGAAATGGAAACATTTGGAGCATCCAAAAGACATGCATCGACAAGAAGGCAGTACTGTGTTGTTGCCATTGGTGAAAAGCAAAAACTATCTTGCAGAAGTAATTCTGATAGGAGGTGGAGACATGAATGCACATGCAACCAGAACTTGTGAAAAAATTTCATTCAAATCGGGAACAAAGCAAAAATATATTCCAACAAAAAGTATGGATAACGATAGATACTATGTATATCCTGTAATTCTACCGGATAGAAATATTTTGGTTGTAGGTGGCAAGTCAGGTCACAACAGTCACTCAATCAAACACAAATGTGAAGAGATTGCACCAGAAGAAATCAAACATAACGATAAGGCAATACTAGACACCGAACTGTACAATACAGAAACTGAAGAATGGAGCAAGTTAGAACCAATGAAAGTAGACAGACTGTATCATGCTAATGCAATTTTGTTGCCAGATGGCAAAGTAATGACTATGGGAAGCAATCCTACAAGAAAATGTGTTGAAAAAAGAATAGAGATTTTTTCACCACCATATCTGTTTGCAGGAGATAGGCCCGTCATCGATGATGTTAAATCTGTGTTAAAATATGAAGAATCATTTGAGATTCAAATGCATGATGGTACAGAGATCCTGGATACTGCACTGATAAGACCATCCAACACTACACACTGTCTTAATCCTGAACAACGCTATATTGAGATCGACACTGTGCAAAATGGGGATAAGATTTCCTCAAAGATTCCAAAAAATGAGAACTTGGTTCCACCGGGATACTATATGTTATTTGTCAGAAATCATTCGGGAGTACCATGTATTGCACCATTTGTGAGGATAACGCATTAG